The following are encoded in a window of Flavobacterium sp. WC2421 genomic DNA:
- a CDS encoding universal stress protein gives MKRILFPTDFSEIATHAFVHALEFSNAVGADLIVLHSYELLTFDEQFFHENYSMIYDSIEFSELDRFKEEVPKMHKLAQALALDQIKMTHRLMEGNLVSNIKKAVKEDKIDFVVMGTSGMTGWDAFFVGSNSGSVIIGVEVPMLCVPLSAKYRPIKNIGFTTRFRPKDKKPLQAVLEIAKKLNAKVKCLYVKTNTSDVSFETIDLWKKEYRKEPISFYIVLSDAIKETVIDFVSTKNIDVLTMLTYKRGFFEGLFVPSYGKKEEQELDIPILAIHSD, from the coding sequence ATGAAACGTATCTTGTTTCCAACGGATTTTTCTGAAATCGCTACTCACGCTTTTGTGCATGCATTGGAATTTTCCAATGCCGTGGGAGCGGATCTTATTGTATTGCATTCCTATGAATTATTGACTTTTGACGAACAGTTTTTTCATGAAAATTATTCAATGATTTATGATTCGATTGAATTTTCAGAACTGGATCGATTTAAAGAGGAAGTACCTAAAATGCATAAATTGGCGCAAGCCCTTGCTTTGGATCAAATAAAAATGACACATCGATTAATGGAAGGCAACTTGGTTAGCAATATTAAAAAAGCAGTCAAAGAAGATAAAATTGACTTTGTGGTAATGGGAACTTCTGGAATGACTGGCTGGGATGCTTTTTTTGTTGGTTCAAATTCGGGTTCTGTAATTATTGGAGTTGAAGTTCCTATGTTGTGTGTGCCTTTGTCAGCAAAATACCGTCCCATTAAAAACATTGGTTTTACCACACGATTTAGGCCTAAAGATAAAAAGCCATTACAAGCTGTATTAGAAATTGCTAAGAAACTAAATGCTAAAGTAAAATGCCTATATGTAAAAACCAATACTTCGGATGTTTCTTTTGAAACGATTGATTTATGGAAAAAAGAATACCGTAAAGAACCGATCTCTTTTTATATTGTGCTTAGTGATGCCATAAAAGAAACAGTCATTGATTTTGTTTCGACAAAAAATATTGATGTGCTGACTATGTTAACTTATAAAAGAGGTTTTTTTGAAGGGTTGTTTGTTCCGAGTTATGGTAAAAAAGAAGAACAGGAATTAGACATTCCTATTTTAGCAATTCACAGTGATTAG
- the dnaN gene encoding DNA polymerase III subunit beta — protein MKFIVSSSYLLKQLQVLGSVINSSNTLPILDNFLFELNNNELTVSASDLETTMSASLAIDSTSQGSVAVPAKLLLEILKTFPEQPLTFTVQENSTIEISSNSGKYALAYAPGQEFPKAVNLEEPSVTLVPADVLATAISKTIFAAGNDDLRPVMSGVFFQFSPEGLTFVATDAHKLVKYARTDVKASQVADFIMPKKPLTILKSILSTSDAEVKIEYNDSNATFSFDNYILMCRLIDGKYPNYEAVIPKENPNKLMIDRSQFLSSVRRVAIFSNKTTHQIRLKIAGAELNVSAEDIDYSNKAEERLTCDYQGDDMQIGYNSRFLTEMLTNLQSDMIMLEMSLPNRAGILTPVDGLEEGETVTMLVMPVMLNS, from the coding sequence ATGAAATTTATAGTATCGAGTTCGTACTTATTAAAACAGTTACAAGTTTTAGGTAGTGTTATCAATAGCAGTAATACTTTGCCAATTTTGGACAACTTCCTATTTGAATTAAACAATAATGAATTAACGGTTTCAGCCTCCGATTTAGAGACGACTATGTCTGCAAGTTTGGCGATTGATTCTACAAGTCAAGGAAGTGTTGCTGTACCTGCAAAGTTACTTTTGGAAATTCTTAAAACGTTTCCTGAGCAACCTTTAACTTTTACCGTTCAAGAGAATAGTACTATAGAAATAAGTTCAAATTCAGGAAAATATGCATTAGCATATGCTCCAGGTCAAGAATTTCCTAAAGCAGTAAATCTTGAAGAGCCTTCAGTGACTTTAGTTCCTGCTGATGTATTGGCAACCGCCATTAGCAAAACAATCTTTGCAGCAGGAAATGATGATTTACGCCCAGTAATGTCTGGAGTGTTTTTTCAATTTTCTCCGGAAGGTTTGACTTTTGTAGCAACAGATGCTCACAAACTGGTAAAATATGCTCGTACTGATGTAAAAGCATCACAAGTGGCTGATTTTATTATGCCAAAAAAACCTTTGACAATTTTAAAGAGCATTCTTTCCACATCTGATGCGGAAGTGAAAATTGAATACAATGATTCAAATGCTACTTTCTCATTCGACAACTATATTTTAATGTGTCGTTTAATAGATGGAAAATATCCAAACTATGAAGCGGTTATCCCAAAAGAGAATCCTAATAAATTAATGATTGACCGTTCTCAATTCTTGAGTTCTGTGCGTCGTGTGGCTATTTTCTCTAACAAAACAACACACCAAATTCGTTTAAAAATTGCTGGTGCTGAGTTGAATGTTTCAGCTGAAGATATTGATTACTCAAATAAAGCAGAAGAAAGATTGACATGTGATTACCAAGGTGACGATATGCAAATAGGATATAACTCTCGTTTCCTTACTGAAATGTTAACTAATCTACAATCAGACATGATTATGCTTGAAATGTCATTGCCTAATAGAGCTGGAATTCTTACTCCTGTTGATGGATTAGAAGAAGGGGAAACAGTAACTATGCTAGTAATGCCTGTAATGTTAAATAGTTAA
- a CDS encoding universal stress protein — translation MKRILFPTDFSETATNAFIHALEFAKIVQGELILLHTFELPVFDNQFFPENYMIIYESLQLSQFDMFKDEIPKLRAIAEEHHLDKIKMTHRLMDGDLIYNIKKSIKDDKIDYVVMGTEGASGWSAFFSGTNTGNVLTDINVPLLSIPIDAKFKPIKTIGFTTRFRPKDKKALKKILSVAKMADAEVKCLYVKTGNSDVTRETVKKWEKDFEDEPIEFFVITSDEVKETILDFILYKEIDLLTMLTYKRSFFEGLFHPSLTKKFANNFDVPILAIPIEE, via the coding sequence ATGAAACGTATCCTCTTCCCGACCGATTTTTCTGAAACAGCAACAAATGCCTTTATTCATGCTTTAGAATTTGCGAAAATTGTTCAAGGTGAGCTCATTTTGTTGCATACATTTGAATTGCCTGTATTTGACAATCAGTTTTTTCCAGAGAATTATATGATAATTTATGAATCATTGCAATTATCACAGTTCGATATGTTTAAAGACGAAATACCCAAATTAAGAGCGATAGCCGAAGAACATCATTTAGATAAAATAAAAATGACACATCGATTGATGGATGGTGATTTAATCTATAACATAAAAAAATCAATTAAGGACGATAAAATTGATTATGTAGTAATGGGAACGGAAGGTGCTTCGGGTTGGTCAGCATTTTTTTCAGGTACAAATACTGGAAATGTGCTAACTGATATTAATGTTCCTTTACTAAGTATTCCGATTGATGCCAAATTCAAACCAATAAAAACGATTGGTTTTACTACTCGATTTAGACCTAAAGATAAAAAAGCATTAAAAAAAATACTTTCGGTTGCTAAAATGGCTGATGCTGAAGTAAAATGCCTTTATGTGAAAACAGGAAATTCTGATGTTACTAGGGAAACGGTAAAAAAATGGGAAAAAGACTTTGAAGATGAGCCTATCGAGTTTTTTGTTATTACCAGTGATGAAGTGAAAGAAACGATATTGGACTTTATTTTATATAAAGAAATTGATCTTTTAACAATGTTAACTTATAAAAGAAGCTTTTTTGAAGGATTATTTCATCCTAGTTTGACTAAGAAATTTGCTAATAATTTTGATGTTCCAATCCTTGCCATTCCTATTGAGGAGTAA
- a CDS encoding DNA mismatch repair protein, translating to MKIYKSKVKSVTEELKTINKKYNSISFFRLVSIVLFLGSLYFYMQNSTILFIGLAAVFFIAFIILMRFHSKLLFERKKSEALLKINQEEISYLESKALPFENGQEFNDFHHPYVYDLDIFGEHSLFQNLNRTVTFIGKKTLAQQLLTLSTNETILDNQEATNELSEKLDWRQDFLALAKMSLDTKSSYEALLQWSKFPITPLPKWASIVSYVTPVLFLGTLIAYVVTSKVILLSFLTYIFLVNLAILGNFFKRIQIEIANAEDIDKVISQYSLLLKKIEEESFQSKKLTQLQKRLKFKADNASHHLKVLSELFSNMDTVGNLLAASLFNGTFLFNLHVLKKLLSWKKEHAAMLEEWLEVIGEFEMLCSLGNFSYNNPDFVFPNLNSEFKIAFSNLSHPLLNEKTRVGNGVRFQPESFMILTGSNMSGKSTFLRSLGVNMVLSGMGSVVCASEATVHPLPILVSMRLSDSLSDSESYFFAEIKRLKQIMDALEEQPAFVLLDEILRGTNSDDKRNGTIEVVKKVIAKKAIGAIATHDIEVCLTTNEYPDLLTNKCFEVEIQNDELHFDYKLRDGICKNKSATFLMKKMGVI from the coding sequence ATGAAAATATATAAATCAAAGGTTAAAAGTGTTACGGAAGAATTAAAGACAATCAATAAAAAATACAATAGTATCAGTTTTTTTAGATTAGTCAGTATTGTGCTTTTTTTGGGTTCTCTTTATTTTTATATGCAAAATAGTACTATTCTCTTTATAGGATTGGCGGCAGTATTTTTTATCGCTTTTATTATATTAATGCGTTTCCATTCGAAATTACTTTTTGAACGAAAAAAGAGCGAGGCGCTTTTAAAAATCAATCAAGAAGAGATTTCTTATTTGGAAAGCAAAGCGCTTCCTTTTGAAAACGGACAAGAATTTAATGATTTTCATCATCCTTATGTGTATGATTTAGATATTTTTGGAGAACATTCTCTATTTCAAAATTTAAATAGAACGGTTACTTTTATCGGAAAGAAAACATTGGCACAGCAGTTACTTACTTTGTCAACTAATGAAACAATTCTAGACAATCAAGAAGCAACTAATGAGTTATCTGAAAAGTTAGATTGGCGTCAGGATTTTTTGGCTTTGGCCAAAATGAGTCTGGATACTAAATCAAGTTATGAAGCACTACTACAATGGAGCAAATTCCCAATAACCCCTTTACCTAAATGGGCTAGTATAGTATCATATGTCACTCCAGTATTATTTTTAGGAACTTTGATTGCTTATGTAGTAACTTCTAAAGTTATTTTACTAAGCTTCTTGACCTATATCTTTCTTGTTAATTTAGCGATTTTAGGTAATTTTTTTAAGCGAATCCAAATAGAAATTGCCAATGCTGAGGATATTGATAAAGTCATTAGCCAATATAGTTTATTACTTAAAAAAATAGAAGAAGAATCATTTCAGTCTAAAAAATTGACGCAATTACAAAAAAGACTAAAGTTTAAGGCTGACAATGCAAGTCATCATCTTAAAGTTTTGTCTGAATTGTTTTCTAATATGGATACTGTTGGGAATTTGTTGGCAGCATCATTGTTCAACGGAACTTTTCTATTTAATCTTCATGTATTAAAAAAATTATTGAGTTGGAAAAAAGAGCATGCAGCTATGCTAGAAGAATGGTTGGAAGTGATCGGAGAATTTGAAATGTTGTGTAGCTTGGGTAATTTCTCCTATAATAATCCCGATTTTGTTTTTCCAAATTTGAATTCTGAGTTCAAAATAGCGTTTTCAAATTTAAGTCATCCTTTGCTAAATGAAAAAACGAGAGTGGGGAATGGGGTACGTTTTCAGCCTGAATCCTTTATGATATTGACAGGCTCTAACATGTCTGGTAAAAGTACTTTTTTAAGAAGTTTGGGCGTCAATATGGTTTTATCAGGAATGGGATCAGTAGTTTGCGCAAGCGAAGCTACGGTGCATCCATTACCTATATTAGTTTCCATGCGATTGTCGGACTCATTATCGGATAGTGAATCGTATTTTTTTGCCGAAATCAAACGATTAAAGCAAATTATGGACGCCTTAGAAGAGCAACCTGCGTTCGTATTATTGGATGAGATTTTGAGAGGAACCAACTCAGATGATAAACGAAATGGAACTATAGAAGTAGTAAAGAAAGTAATAGCTAAGAAAGCTATTGGTGCTATTGCAACCCATGATATCGAAGTTTGCTTAACAACAAATGAATATCCGGACCTACTTACCAATAAATGTTTTGAAGTTGAAATTCAGAATGATGAATTACATTTTGATTACAAACTGCGTGATGGAATTTGTAAAAATAAAAGCGCTACTTTTCTAATGAAAAAAATGGGAGTTATTTAA